In Solidesulfovibrio fructosivorans JJ], a genomic segment contains:
- a CDS encoding indolepyruvate ferredoxin oxidoreductase subunit alpha, with amino-acid sequence MSRIAIDEERCKGCLLCVEVCPKSIIVASSRFNTKGYKVAEVPEAAMEKCTGCASCAQMCPDVAIKVWRTAKSKAKENA; translated from the coding sequence ATGTCGCGGATTGCCATCGACGAGGAGCGGTGCAAAGGATGCCTCCTTTGCGTCGAGGTCTGCCCCAAGTCCATCATTGTGGCCTCCTCGCGCTTCAACACCAAAGGGTACAAAGTGGCCGAGGTTCCCGAGGCCGCCATGGAAAAATGCACGGGCTGCGCCTCCTGCGCCCAGATGTGCCCGGACGTGGCCATCAAGGTCTGGCGCACCGCCAAAAGCAAAGCCAAGGAGAACGCGTGA
- the queA gene encoding tRNA preQ1(34) S-adenosylmethionine ribosyltransferase-isomerase QueA — MSHDIPTTHAVFTVPAAPDDLLASYHFDLPPERIASRPCEKRDACKLMTVSRATGAVADAVFSDLPDLLPAGALLVVNNTKVAPVRLFGHKPSGGAAELLLTTPVALLAPTVDPDTGWAVAPASGLLRVSRPPKPGDRVDFAPDLRLTTTRRGQFGRTDFILHWQGSLPDILSRIGHVPLPPYIRRADDADDRKTYQTVYARDDKLGSAAAPTAGLHFTEGLLTRLRERGFGLAAVTCHVGIGTFSPVRVDDIRDHAMHKEWIEVPGEAAEAVRRAKAEGRPVVAVGTTAARTLEGVVREAGEMTAFAGETDIFIRPGHAFKMVDGMVTNFHLPGSSLVIMLAALVGRQPLLAAYARAVASGYRFFSYGDAMLVL, encoded by the coding sequence TTGTCCCACGATATCCCGACGACTCACGCTGTTTTCACCGTCCCCGCCGCTCCCGACGACCTGCTCGCGTCCTACCATTTCGACCTGCCGCCAGAGCGCATCGCCTCCCGGCCGTGCGAAAAGCGCGACGCTTGCAAGCTCATGACCGTGTCCCGGGCCACGGGGGCGGTGGCCGACGCCGTTTTTTCCGACCTGCCGGACCTGCTCCCGGCCGGAGCGCTGCTCGTGGTCAACAACACCAAGGTCGCGCCGGTGCGGCTTTTCGGCCACAAGCCCTCGGGCGGCGCGGCCGAACTGCTGCTGACCACTCCTGTGGCGCTGCTGGCCCCGACCGTCGATCCGGACACGGGCTGGGCCGTCGCGCCGGCCTCGGGACTTTTGCGCGTCTCCCGGCCGCCAAAGCCCGGCGACCGGGTGGACTTCGCCCCGGACCTGCGTCTGACCACGACCAGGCGCGGACAATTCGGCCGCACGGACTTCATTCTCCACTGGCAGGGCAGCCTGCCGGACATCCTGTCCCGCATCGGCCACGTGCCCCTACCGCCCTACATCCGCCGCGCCGATGACGCCGACGACCGAAAGACCTACCAGACGGTCTACGCCCGGGACGACAAGCTCGGCTCCGCCGCCGCGCCCACGGCCGGCCTGCATTTCACCGAGGGGCTGCTCACCCGCCTGCGGGAACGCGGCTTCGGCCTGGCCGCCGTCACCTGCCACGTGGGCATCGGCACTTTTTCCCCGGTGCGCGTGGACGATATCCGCGACCATGCCATGCACAAGGAGTGGATCGAGGTGCCCGGGGAGGCGGCCGAGGCCGTGAGGCGCGCCAAGGCCGAGGGCCGGCCGGTCGTCGCCGTCGGCACCACCGCCGCCCGGACCCTGGAAGGGGTTGTGCGCGAAGCCGGTGAAATGACGGCCTTTGCCGGTGAAACAGACATCTTCATCCGCCCCGGCCACGCCTTCAAAATGGTCGACGGGATGGTCACCAATTTCCATTTGCCTGGATCATCCCTGGTGATTATGCTGGCCGCCCTGGTCGGAAGGCAGCCTCTGCTCGCCGCCTACGCGCGGGCCGTGGCCTCCGGTTACCGTTTCTTTTCCTACGGCGACGCCATGTTGGTCTTGTAA
- the lipB gene encoding lipoyl(octanoyl) transferase LipB: protein MAPEVRVLGRIAYGDALALQQETAEAVKAGKSGGTVFILEHDPVITLGGNKPINKVLYAPPGVSLVQTDRGGGATAHNPGQLVVYPVVGLRSLGFGVKSFVAWVLEMGRALLESYGVAAECRQNPLGLWVGERKIASLGIHVSCGVATHGIAINLDNDLTLFNAIVPCGLAGVAMTSAAAETGAPVDMAEAMARMAAIATAGVGRLAAA from the coding sequence TTGGCGCCTGAGGTCCGCGTCCTCGGCCGCATCGCCTACGGGGATGCCCTGGCCCTGCAACAGGAGACCGCCGAAGCGGTCAAGGCCGGCAAAAGCGGGGGGACGGTTTTCATCCTCGAGCACGATCCGGTTATCACGCTCGGGGGCAACAAGCCCATCAACAAGGTCTTGTACGCGCCGCCGGGCGTCAGCCTCGTGCAGACCGACCGGGGCGGCGGGGCCACGGCGCACAACCCCGGCCAGCTCGTCGTCTATCCGGTGGTCGGGCTCCGTTCACTTGGCTTCGGCGTCAAGTCGTTCGTGGCCTGGGTGTTGGAAATGGGCCGCGCGCTGCTCGAAAGCTATGGCGTGGCCGCCGAATGCCGCCAGAATCCGCTGGGGTTGTGGGTAGGGGAGCGCAAGATCGCCTCGCTCGGCATCCACGTCTCATGCGGCGTGGCCACCCACGGCATCGCCATCAATCTGGATAACGACCTGACGCTTTTCAATGCCATCGTGCCCTGTGGGCTGGCCGGCGTGGCCATGACCTCGGCTGCCGCCGAGACCGGCGCGCCCGTGGATATGGCCGAAGCCATGGCGCGCATGGCGGCAATCGCCACGGCCGGGGTCGGCCGTTTGGCCGCCGCATAA